From the genome of Streptomyces sp. NBC_01304:
TTGGTCGTACAACACCCGCAGTGTGGGCATCGAGCACGAGGGCTGGGTGGATCAGCCGGAGTACTTCACCGACGCGATGTACGAGTCGTCGGCGGCGCTCACCGCGCACATCTGTGACACGTACGGCATCACGAAGGACCGGGAGCACATCATCGGCCATGTCCAGGTGCCCGGCTCGGATCACACCGACCCCGGGCCCTACTGGGACTGGTCGCGCTACATCCGTCTGATCAACACCGTCTGACGGCGCTCGCAGCGCCCGGCGGGCCGGACCGCCGGGACACCGATCACGCCAATCGCACAGCGACCACCGCCGCGACGGTTGTCGGACTCCCCTGGCGGAGTGACGATGTGCAAGACCACAACGACGACTTGCAGGACCACATCGCCCTGACCAGGAGGCCGAGTTGACGGATCCGTGGGTGGCCCTCGAACCCGGCACCGACCCCGTCGCACGCGCGCGAGCCGTACGCCGCGCCCACGCCGCCTTCACCTCGGCGGGCACGCTGGACCACCGCCCGGTACGCCCCGTGGTCGCCGACTCCTGGCAGCGCTCCGCACGCGCACACGTCAGCCCCGACTGCACCGCGCACGTCGAACTCGGCGACGGCGAGCTCGGCTCGTACCGCGCCGACCATCCGCTGGCCCGGGTCATGCCTCTGTTCCGCGAGCTGACCAGCACCTTCGCCATGGACGGCGAGCATCTCCTCGCGGTGTGCGACGCGCAGGGCCGGCTGTTGTGGGTGGAGGGGCACGCCGGGACGCGCAACCGCGCCGGGAGCATGAACTTCGTGCCGGGGGCCCGCTGGTCGGAGTCCGTGATGGGCACCAACGCGCCCGGTACCGCGGTCGCAGTCGACCGGCCCGTGCAGGTCTTCGCCGCCGAGCACTTCAGCAGACCCGTCCAGCCCTGGACCTGCGCCGCCGCCCCGGTGCACGACCCGCGCTCGGGCCGTGTGCTGGGCGCCGTCGACATCACCGGCGGCGACCGCCTGGCACACCCGCACAGCCTCGCCTTCGTCCAGGCCGTCGCGCGGGCCGCCGAGGCACAGCTCGCCCTGGACCACCGCGCCCCCGCACCGGCCCTCGAACTGCACGCCCTGGGCCGCGACGAGGCCCTC
Proteins encoded in this window:
- a CDS encoding GAF domain-containing protein; this translates as MTDPWVALEPGTDPVARARAVRRAHAAFTSAGTLDHRPVRPVVADSWQRSARAHVSPDCTAHVELGDGELGSYRADHPLARVMPLFRELTSTFAMDGEHLLAVCDAQGRLLWVEGHAGTRNRAGSMNFVPGARWSESVMGTNAPGTAVAVDRPVQVFAAEHFSRPVQPWTCAAAPVHDPRSGRVLGAVDITGGDRLAHPHSLAFVQAVARAAEAQLALDHRAPAPALELHALGRDEALLVAHGRKLRLSRRHSELLTLLACHPEGLTGDQLLLCLYEDESMSPVTLRAEMSRLRALLGTELLVSRPYRLTAPVDADFALVERRLAAGAVSGAMGAYNGPLLPRSGAPEVARMRRRLEGALRGALIARGDPQLLADWAHSAWGEDDLDVWQALVDVLPHGAPERAPARARLVELDAEQAAAAWAP